AAGAACGGCAGATGTTTGGTTTGCAGCGCCAGCTCCTGCTCACCTTCTTGGCCCAGCGGCCTGGTTCCTTATCGCAAGCTCAGATTCCAACTGGCACAGCTGACGCTCTGGCGGTCTATGAGCGCACGCATGCTGGCCGGTCTGCTTCCTCGGATCCCGAGCACAGGAGTGAGCCTCGATGAGCCCCCAACAGATTGCGCTTGCCGTATGCCTGGCTGTAGTGGCCATTATTTTAGTGTGGCTCTCCCTGGTGATGGCTGCGGCCGAGGGCGCTGTTTCGCGCGTGACTCGTTCAAGTCTGAACAACTTAATTTTGGGCTTCCAAACCGACAGTGAACTCAGCCAATTTTCCAGGATGAAGCGGATTGACAAAGTCCACAAGGTGCAGGCGCTGATTGTGGACCGGCACGCAACCACGGGTTCCTGCGCCTTCTTCCGCATTGTCTGTAACATTGTGACTGGAGTGTTAGTCGCCGGTTTTGTTGGCATTTTCGACCAGCCTATATGGGTGAGCCTGGCGGGCGGTTTCGTCTTCGCCCTGCTGGTGGCGTTCGTCTCGGTCAAGTCGCGCCCCCGTGTCAACGGTGCCCGTAAGCCGCTCGACATTATGCTCAAGCATGTCAACGTGGTCTCTTTTGCAGCCTTCTTGACACCCTTCGCCCGTTCGTCTCGGGCTGATATTAAGGGCATGTCTGGTAGGGATGATGATTTATCTGACGACGAAGAGCTGGAGAAAATTCAGATTGAGCAGGGTCGGGCAATGGTTGATCAGCTGGTGGAAGCCGGCGCTTTTGACCCAGAAATATCGGAGATGCTCGACAATGTACTGACTTTATCGACCACGCTGACCCGAGAGATTATGGTTCCCAGGACCGATATGATCTGCTGCAGCACGGATACTTCGCTCTCCTCGGCCCTCAAATTGTTCTCGCGTTCGGGTTTCTCCCGCATCCCAGTTATCGGAGACGATGTGGATGACCTAGTGGGCGTGCTCTACTTAAAGGACGTAGTACGTTCCCTGGCCTTCGACGCTTCCGCGGACCAAGATAGTGTAGGCGGTTTAGCTCGGCAGGCTGTTTTGGTGCCGGAGTCGAAACCGGTGGATGATCTCTTCCATTACATGCAAAAAACGCGCCATCATCTGGCGATTGTGGTCGATGAATATGGTGGTATTGCGGGTCTGGTGACCATCGAGGACGCCATCGAACAAATAGTGGGTGAGCTGGAAGATGAGCATGACCGCATCCAGCACGAGGAGCCCCAGCAGATTGGTGATCACACCTGGAAGCTGCCGGCCCGCACCCCAATAGCGGACTTGGAAGAGCTCTTCGAAATCGACATCGACGAAGACGATGTCGACACCGTGTACGGTCTGCTGACCAAGCTCCTAGGGCAGGTGCCGATTGTAGGTTCAAGTGCTGTGACACGAGGACTGCGTTTGACAGCAGCTGATGCGGCCGGACGGCGAAAGAAAATCGCTACGATAGTGGTTGAGCCAGCCAGCCTCGAGCCTGGGGGACGAGGCCCAGATGCCGATCAGGGTACCGATCAACATGCGTAAGTGGGGTGGGCTTGCGTCTATAGTAGGAATGCTTACTAGAGACAGCAGGCTCGGATATGCAGGAGAGGTTTGACCTCCTGGTCGAAGAGCAGTCGAGAGTGATGTCGTCCATTACCAACCGTGAAGAGAGCAGCATGGAGCTACAGCAGCCAGATTTGTCCAGCCACCTACCCAACCAAGAGCACACTGAACGCCCCTACCGCTCAGGTTTCGTGGCAGTAGTAGGCAGACCCAATGTGGGCAAGTCGACACTGATGAACGCACTCATTGGACGGCAAGTAGCTATCGCCTCTTCGCGCCCGGAAACCACGCGAAAAGCTATACGTGGTATTCTCACCACACCTCAGGCTCAGATTGTCCTGGTAGACACTCCTGGCATTCACAAGCCCAAAACGCTGTTAGGGCAAAGGCTCAACGACGTTGTGCAGGACTCGCTCTCACAAGTAGATGCGATTGCTTTTCTGCTGCCGGCCGATCAGGAGATCGGACCCGGCGACCGCCGCATTTTGAGCCGCTTGCGTCAGGATTTCGCCCGCAAACAGGAGGACGGAAGCTGGGTCTGGAAGCTGCCGTTGATTGCGATTGTGACTAAAATCGACGAGCTCAACCAGAAGGCTTTGATGGCCAAGCTGGTTGAGGTCAGTACGTTTGCTGATTTCTCGCAGATCGTTCCAGTCTCAGCCCTCGAGCGCGACAACCTGGC
This window of the Bombiscardovia nodaiensis genome carries:
- a CDS encoding membrane protein, translated to MSPQQIALAVCLAVVAIILVWLSLVMAAAEGAVSRVTRSSLNNLILGFQTDSELSQFSRMKRIDKVHKVQALIVDRHATTGSCAFFRIVCNIVTGVLVAGFVGIFDQPIWVSLAGGFVFALLVAFVSVKSRPRVNGARKPLDIMLKHVNVVSFAAFLTPFARSSRADIKGMSGRDDDLSDDEELEKIQIEQGRAMVDQLVEAGAFDPEISEMLDNVLTLSTTLTREIMVPRTDMICCSTDTSLSSALKLFSRSGFSRIPVIGDDVDDLVGVLYLKDVVRSLAFDASADQDSVGGLARQAVLVPESKPVDDLFHYMQKTRHHLAIVVDEYGGIAGLVTIEDAIEQIVGELEDEHDRIQHEEPQQIGDHTWKLPARTPIADLEELFEIDIDEDDVDTVYGLLTKLLGQVPIVGSSAVTRGLRLTAADAAGRRKKIATIVVEPASLEPGGRGPDADQGTDQHA
- the era gene encoding GTPase Era codes for the protein MQERFDLLVEEQSRVMSSITNREESSMELQQPDLSSHLPNQEHTERPYRSGFVAVVGRPNVGKSTLMNALIGRQVAIASSRPETTRKAIRGILTTPQAQIVLVDTPGIHKPKTLLGQRLNDVVQDSLSQVDAIAFLLPADQEIGPGDRRILSRLRQDFARKQEDGSWVWKLPLIAIVTKIDELNQKALMAKLVEVSTFADFSQIVPVSALERDNLAEVQQVLVDAMPEGPQMYPAEQISEEKPEDLIAELVRGAFLEELDDELPHSLAVVVDDIERPAAPADGEGEGSEKTLVRVSIYVERDSQKPIIIGHGAEHLVRVKKKLRTRVNQILGTKAKLDLHVKVAKNWQGDPKQLQRLGF